The stretch of DNA CCGTCGTCCATGCCCGTAAGCTCTGTCATCGCGCAGTGCATGTGCTGGTCTTCAACTCAGAGGGCGAACTGCTGATTCATCAGCGGTCAGCACAAAAAGATGAGGAGCCACTCACCTGGAACTCCTCCTGCTCAGGCCATGTCTCGGCAGGAGAAGATTACGACCTGGCCGCCAGACGTGAACTACAGGAAGAGCTAGGGCTCGACACACCCATCGAAATGATCGGACAGCTCTCAGCCTCGCCCAAACTCGCTTACGAACACACACGAGTTTATCGCACGGTCACCGACCAGCCACCCGTCTTCGATCCCGGCGAAATCGCCCAGGGCTGCTATCGCACTCTCCCGGAAATCATGGCCGACGTCGCTGCCCGGCCATCAGTCTATTCCCAGCCATTTCGCACGATTCTCGCATGGTACCAGGAAGAGTACCTCAACAAACCATCGCTGAAGATTTAGAACTCTCTGCCGTGTCAAACAGGACACAGGTATGCAATCACTCTTCTTCGGCCACAGCCACCGAACTCCCGGCTGCCTCGTGAGTTCGCTCACTCACAGCCGTCGGATCAAGCGTCAATCGTTTGAGCACAATCGTCGCATACGAGCCACGCGGCAACTCAAAATCACATGTCACTTTGTATCGACCCGAATACTGCTCATCACTTGCCATCGCCATCTGCAGATTGTGTGGCACAATCAGCGCCGGCCTTTCTCCCTTGGAGAAGAAGCTGTCCCGCGGATACTTCACCCGCAGTTCGCGTAATTCAATCCCCAGTTCCCGCAGAACATTCTCGTAATGTGCTTCGAGAGCCGATCCCTCCAGATCAATGCGTGCGGAAGGCAAAGGGAGTTTGACTCGTGACAGTTCGTCCTGCTCTTCCATCGTCAACGACGTGCAGAAAGCGACCTGCTGGGCCGAAAGACCCACCTCGTAAACCCGTTCATGCCAGACCTTACTGCGAATCAATTCTGCGAGAATATGATTCCACAAATAGCTCTGATAAGCCGACAGAAACAACCCCCGCAAATCGACACGAATGAGTGCAAAAGCATTCTTGAAGTTGGTGGGATGATCACACAGATAAGTCACAATACTGCGACGCGACGACTGAGCCAGCTTGGCTTTGCAATCGACCCAGTTGCCCCAGTTGTCACGAAGAATACGCTTTTCTTCACGATCGTCAGGTCGATCATGGGGATTGGGTTCAGCCAGTGCCAGCCATAACGCTCGCTCGTAATTCCCTGCACACCACGGCTGTGCAATAAACTCCCGCGATGCCCCGAGCGAGCCAAATCGCTGATCGTCAAAGTAATTCGGCAGCCGATCGACCAGCAGCGATTCCCGCAG from Planctopirus ephydatiae encodes:
- the truD gene encoding tRNA pseudouridine(13) synthase TruD, with amino-acid sequence MKLKCLPEDFQVEELSEFEIQGGNYAVYKLTKTSLGTPEAIEAILRRWKIKREHISYGGLKDRHAITQQYVTISRGPRRDLNQQNFTLVYQGQTKQHFGPTDISGNRFHIVIRDLPRNVAQKYVNLRESLLVDRLPNYFDDQRFGSLGASREFIAQPWCAGNYERALWLALAEPNPHDRPDDREEKRILRDNWGNWVDCKAKLAQSSRRSIVTYLCDHPTNFKNAFALIRVDLRGLFLSAYQSYLWNHILAELIRSKVWHERVYEVGLSAQQVAFCTSLTMEEQDELSRVKLPLPSARIDLEGSALEAHYENVLRELGIELRELRVKYPRDSFFSKGERPALIVPHNLQMAMASDEQYSGRYKVTCDFELPRGSYATIVLKRLTLDPTAVSERTHEAAGSSVAVAEEE
- a CDS encoding NUDIX hydrolase, translating into MEPTHPTEELFDVVNEADEVIDVLPRSVVHARKLCHRAVHVLVFNSEGELLIHQRSAQKDEEPLTWNSSCSGHVSAGEDYDLAARRELQEELGLDTPIEMIGQLSASPKLAYEHTRVYRTVTDQPPVFDPGEIAQGCYRTLPEIMADVAARPSVYSQPFRTILAWYQEEYLNKPSLKI